A single region of the Thermodesulfobacteriota bacterium genome encodes:
- a CDS encoding MerC domain-containing protein yields the protein MISKIIGSLGSIFAGLCCIGTPALLAFLTSIGAGFLINDKILIPLLVIFLGISIYGIYKSSKSHRSNGSLILVVVSAIVVFASIWFSKPLVYIGLIGLVTASVWDIYLKKTCEQEFVKRKTGFNQRL from the coding sequence ATGATATCAAAAATCATCGGTTCACTCGGATCAATCTTTGCAGGCCTATGTTGTATTGGAACGCCTGCTCTTTTAGCTTTCCTCACAAGCATTGGCGCTGGATTTTTAATTAATGATAAGATTCTTATTCCCCTTCTTGTAATTTTTCTCGGTATTAGCATTTACGGTATTTATAAATCATCAAAGTCCCACAGAAGTAATGGTAGCCTAATCCTTGTCGTAGTAAGCGCCATAGTTGTTTTTGCTTCTATCTGGTTTTCAAAGCCGCTAGTTTATATCGGACTCATAGGCTTGGTTACAGCTTCCGTTTGGGATATTTATCTTAAGAAAACCTGTGAACAAGAGTTTGTGAAACGTAAGACAGGCTTTAATCAAAGACTATAG
- a CDS encoding metal-sensitive transcriptional regulator, with amino-acid sequence MKNTNEPNNHEYTKRINIIKGQLDGLLRMIEEDEYCIDILDQSLAIQNSLRSLDALIFERHLQKHVVHQFKNEREKAIKELSKLFKKVNR; translated from the coding sequence ATGAAAAACACAAATGAACCCAATAACCATGAATATACCAAAAGGATAAATATAATTAAAGGCCAACTGGACGGCCTACTTAGAATGATCGAGGAAGACGAATACTGCATCGACATTCTCGACCAAAGTCTGGCTATTCAAAACTCCTTGAGGAGCCTGGACGCACTGATATTTGAGAGGCATCTGCAGAAACACGTCGTTCATCAGTTTAAGAATGAACGAGAAAAGGCCATCAAGGAATTATCAAAGCTATTCAAAAAGGTAAATCGCTAA
- a CDS encoding mercuric transporter MerT family protein → MADKAGKITLLSSIGSVISGLLASLCCIGPLVFVVLGLSGAAFFAKLEQYRLLFGTVALGFLALGFFFTYRGGEECAPGSNCAVNPEKRRLNKIILWVATVLVIGFILSPYILAFLLA, encoded by the coding sequence ATGGCTGACAAAGCTGGAAAAATTACGCTTCTTTCCTCTATAGGCTCTGTAATATCAGGACTTTTAGCATCACTATGCTGTATAGGTCCCCTGGTATTTGTAGTTCTAGGACTAAGTGGAGCAGCTTTCTTTGCAAAGCTTGAGCAGTATAGATTACTCTTTGGGACAGTGGCTCTTGGATTTTTGGCACTTGGTTTCTTTTTTACTTATAGAGGTGGAGAGGAATGTGCTCCGGGTTCAAATTGTGCTGTGAATCCGGAAAAGAGAAGACTGAATAAAATTATACTCTGGGTAGCAACTGTGCTGGTCATTGGTTTTATTCTCTCTCCTTATATCTTGGCTTTTCTCTTAGCTTAA
- a CDS encoding MerR family DNA-binding protein gives MKHLTIGKLAKKAEVNVETVRYYERRGLIPKPPRRDPGYRQYPQDVVARIQFIKRAKELGFSLKEISELLSLRVDPSTTCGDVKRLAEIKIADVEEKIRTLKSIKKALTKLVTMCSGQGPTGECPIIEVLDTRAKKDANNTSRVKDG, from the coding sequence ATGAAACATTTGACCATTGGTAAACTGGCCAAAAAAGCTGAAGTAAATGTTGAAACAGTACGTTATTACGAAAGACGAGGGCTTATACCCAAGCCACCTCGCCGTGACCCTGGTTACAGGCAGTACCCCCAGGATGTCGTCGCACGTATTCAATTCATCAAGCGCGCTAAGGAACTGGGGTTCTCTCTCAAGGAGATCTCGGAACTTCTGTCTTTACGAGTTGATCCGAGCACTACCTGCGGTGACGTGAAAAGATTGGCAGAAATTAAGATTGCCGACGTAGAAGAAAAAATCCGTACTCTCAAGAGTATAAAGAAAGCACTCACAAAGCTTGTAACGATGTGCAGTGGACAGGGACCAACGGGTGAATGTCCGATAATAGAGGTGCTTGATACCAGGGCGAAAAAAGATGCTAACAATACAAGTAGAGTAAAAGATGGCTGA
- a CDS encoding CusA/CzcA family heavy metal efflux RND transporter, giving the protein MIEKIIEYTAKNRFLTIVLVLFIATWGYWAMKNTPLDAIPDLSDVQVIVFTEWEGRSPDLVEDQITYPIATTMIAAPKVRYVRGQSMFGFSFIYIIFEDGTDIYWARSRVLEYLNEVTGQLPEGVTPKLGPDATGVGWVFEYALVDETGKHDLAELRSFQDWYLRYWLESVPGVAEVASIGGFVKQYQVEIDPNKLFAYGIPMNKVVEAIRTSNNDVGGRVVEFAATEFFVRGRGYIKSVEDIEKIPVSTDGNGTPVYIRDIANVQLGPDIRRGLAELDGKGETVGGIVVMRYGENALDVIEGVKQKIENIKPSLPEGVEIITTYDRSDLIERAIETLKVKLFEESIIVSLVIIIFLFHFRSAIVPILTIPLAVLMAFIPMYYMKLTSNIMSLGGIAIAIGAMVDASIVLVENVHKRLEKTVGARHASPLQIKIDAMKEVGKPIFFALLVITISFLPVFTLEYQEGRLFKPLAYTKTFSMFFASLLAITITPALIILLIRGKIKPEEKNPINRFLIRIYNPVVNLALRFKKTVIAVSAVILLITVIPFLRLGSEFMPPLNEGTILYMPTAVPGISITEAAKILQIQDKMLMQFPEVERVFGKIGRAESPTDPAPLSMVETVITLKPEHQWREGMTWDKLISEMNQTVKVPGMANIFWMPIQTRNEMLSTGFRSNLGIKVFGSDLETIEKIAVDIEQALSKVPGTRSVFAERVTGGYFLDFKINRQQAARYGLTVGDVEEIIETSIGGKNISQTIEGRERYPVNVRYQREFRMDIKELERVLVPTPAGAQVPISLLADMYFSTGPSEIKSEDAQRVGYVFIDVEGKDYEGYVNKAREIIGENVKLEPGYHIEWAGQYQYLLRVKEKLKYIIPLTIFIIFLLLYINFNSVTETLIVLLSVPFALVGSIWLLYILGYNTSVAVWVGIIALAGLAAQTGVVMIIYLDEFYEKMVKEGKTGWDNLAKAIHDGAVQRVRPKMMTVMAMIMGLLPLMWSHGTGADVMKRIAAPMVGGLVTSTILTLVIIPAIYAIWKGRTLKTKEEDRG; this is encoded by the coding sequence ATGATAGAAAAAATAATCGAATACACTGCTAAAAACAGATTCTTAACAATAGTCCTTGTGCTCTTCATTGCCACATGGGGCTACTGGGCTATGAAGAACACTCCGCTCGATGCTATCCCGGATCTCTCGGATGTGCAGGTAATTGTCTTTACAGAGTGGGAGGGAAGAAGCCCTGATCTTGTCGAAGACCAGATTACATACCCGATTGCCACCACAATGATCGCTGCTCCCAAAGTGAGATATGTACGTGGACAGTCCATGTTCGGCTTCTCCTTTATCTATATTATCTTCGAGGATGGAACCGATATCTATTGGGCAAGAAGCCGGGTTCTTGAATACCTGAATGAAGTTACCGGTCAACTTCCGGAGGGAGTTACTCCGAAACTGGGTCCTGATGCGACAGGCGTAGGATGGGTTTTTGAATATGCCCTTGTTGATGAGACCGGAAAGCACGATTTAGCGGAGCTTCGTTCTTTCCAAGATTGGTATCTCCGTTACTGGCTTGAGTCTGTTCCCGGAGTTGCAGAGGTAGCCAGTATAGGCGGTTTTGTAAAGCAATATCAGGTAGAGATTGACCCCAATAAACTCTTCGCTTACGGCATCCCTATGAACAAAGTTGTAGAAGCAATTAGAACAAGTAACAACGACGTGGGAGGAAGGGTAGTAGAGTTTGCCGCGACCGAGTTCTTCGTAAGGGGCAGAGGGTACATAAAATCAGTAGAAGACATAGAGAAAATTCCCGTAAGCACTGACGGAAACGGTACACCTGTCTATATACGAGATATTGCAAACGTGCAGTTAGGGCCAGATATAAGAAGAGGACTTGCAGAACTCGACGGAAAGGGAGAGACGGTTGGTGGAATCGTCGTCATGCGCTACGGTGAAAATGCTCTTGATGTTATAGAAGGTGTAAAGCAGAAAATAGAAAATATAAAACCCTCCCTGCCAGAGGGTGTAGAAATCATAACTACTTATGACCGTTCCGACCTCATTGAGCGCGCCATAGAAACTCTGAAGGTAAAGCTTTTTGAAGAGAGCATTATCGTAAGCCTGGTGATCATCATTTTCCTATTTCATTTTAGAAGTGCAATAGTTCCTATACTTACTATTCCACTTGCTGTCCTGATGGCTTTTATTCCCATGTACTACATGAAGCTAACATCAAATATAATGTCTCTCGGCGGAATTGCCATTGCGATAGGGGCTATGGTGGATGCCTCTATAGTTCTGGTCGAAAACGTGCATAAGAGGCTCGAAAAGACTGTAGGGGCGAGGCATGCCTCGCCCCTACAAATAAAGATAGATGCGATGAAAGAGGTAGGCAAACCGATTTTTTTCGCCCTTCTTGTCATAACAATCTCTTTCCTCCCTGTGTTTACACTGGAATACCAGGAGGGAAGGCTCTTTAAACCCCTTGCCTATACCAAGACCTTCTCCATGTTCTTCGCGTCCCTACTCGCCATAACTATAACCCCGGCTTTGATTATCCTTCTAATAAGAGGAAAGATTAAGCCCGAAGAAAAGAATCCTATAAACCGGTTCCTCATTCGGATTTATAACCCCGTAGTGAACTTGGCTCTACGTTTTAAAAAGACGGTGATAGCGGTATCGGCTGTGATACTGCTCATAACCGTTATTCCATTTCTAAGGCTCGGTTCCGAGTTTATGCCCCCGTTAAATGAGGGAACTATTCTCTATATGCCTACCGCTGTTCCCGGGATATCCATAACAGAGGCAGCCAAGATTCTTCAGATCCAAGATAAGATGCTAATGCAGTTTCCGGAGGTAGAAAGGGTATTTGGAAAAATAGGACGCGCCGAAAGCCCGACAGACCCTGCACCTCTCAGCATGGTAGAGACAGTTATTACACTAAAGCCAGAACACCAATGGCGGGAAGGAATGACCTGGGACAAGCTCATATCAGAGATGAATCAAACGGTAAAAGTCCCAGGAATGGCAAACATATTCTGGATGCCTATACAAACCAGGAACGAAATGCTTTCTACCGGGTTCAGAAGTAACCTAGGAATTAAGGTTTTTGGTTCTGATCTTGAGACTATAGAAAAGATTGCGGTAGATATCGAACAGGCGTTGTCTAAAGTTCCTGGAACGAGAAGCGTGTTTGCAGAGAGGGTCACCGGTGGCTATTTCCTGGATTTTAAGATCAACCGGCAGCAGGCGGCAAGATATGGTCTTACTGTAGGTGATGTAGAAGAAATTATCGAAACCTCTATAGGCGGTAAAAACATATCTCAAACAATAGAAGGACGGGAGAGATATCCGGTCAATGTCAGATACCAAAGGGAATTCAGAATGGACATTAAAGAGCTGGAAAGGGTGCTCGTACCAACCCCTGCCGGCGCACAGGTTCCTATATCACTCCTAGCCGACATGTACTTTAGTACCGGACCCTCTGAGATAAAAAGCGAGGACGCGCAGAGGGTCGGCTATGTATTTATTGATGTGGAAGGAAAGGACTATGAGGGTTATGTAAATAAGGCAAGAGAAATTATAGGGGAAAATGTCAAACTCGAGCCAGGCTACCATATAGAGTGGGCAGGGCAGTATCAATACCTACTCAGGGTCAAAGAGAAACTAAAATATATTATACCTCTCACTATCTTTATCATTTTCCTCCTACTCTACATCAACTTTAACTCCGTAACTGAAACCCTGATCGTGCTTCTCTCGGTGCCATTCGCTCTAGTCGGCAGTATCTGGCTTCTCTATATTCTCGGTTACAACACCAGCGTTGCCGTCTGGGTCGGAATTATTGCCCTCGCCGGACTGGCCGCTCAAACCGGAGTGGTAATGATAATTTACCTAGATGAGTTCTATGAGAAGATGGTCAAAGAAGGCAAAACGGGCTGGGATAACCTGGCAAAAGCAATACACGACGGAGCCGTTCAGAGAGTGCGCCCCAAAATGATGACTGTTATGGCGATGATTATGGGGCTTCTTCCTCTTATGTGGAGTCACGGCACCGGTGCAGACGTGATGAAAAGAATAGCAGCGCCCATGGTTGGAGGACTTGTAACGTCAACCATTCTCACACTCGTCATAATCCCGGCGATATATGCAATATGGAAAGGGAGGACTTTAAAAACTAAAGAGGAAGATCGAGGGTGA
- a CDS encoding efflux RND transporter periplasmic adaptor subunit has protein sequence MTKEKRKTIFKAGLTLVLFVLIFLGLYSYGYKIPVINQIPFLSTKHEHQYRPVFSEEGEIEYWTCTMHPSVKLKDPGTCPLCGMDLVPVKKKEITQRETESEKMEGMEGMPGMGGMQGMQGMPGMGDTSKTKDAQSKSAFTVSPQRQQLIGVKTEPAKVRPMKKVIRTVGIVELDETKIKDVNTKISGWIDKVFVDFKWEHVKKGEPLFSIYSPELVSTQEEYLLALRSKKILGDSQFAEIASSANSLLEASRTRLLLWDISEDQIRKIERTGKVSKSLTIHSPATGFVTEKNVFENMYVEPNTKAYTIADHSVVWVDADIYENEISLVKLGQEAKMTVASLPGEEFPGKIIYILPHLMPETRTIKVRFGFPNPDLKLLPQMYANVELEIPLGERLTVAESAVLRTGKQDLVFVDKGEGNMEIRRIELGQNTDGMYEVLGGLKEGEKVVSRANFLIDAESKIQAAVATWEKDTDGNDEAIYEMEFLKENGDAEKDKQKHVH, from the coding sequence ATGACAAAAGAAAAAAGAAAAACGATATTTAAAGCTGGCTTAACCTTGGTCCTTTTCGTACTGATATTTCTCGGTCTATATAGCTACGGCTACAAGATTCCAGTTATAAACCAAATCCCATTTCTTTCTACGAAACACGAACATCAATATAGACCTGTCTTTAGTGAAGAGGGAGAAATCGAATACTGGACTTGCACCATGCACCCATCGGTAAAATTAAAGGACCCGGGTACCTGTCCCCTATGCGGTATGGATTTAGTACCGGTGAAGAAGAAAGAGATTACCCAGAGGGAAACAGAATCAGAGAAGATGGAAGGTATGGAGGGAATGCCAGGAATGGGTGGTATGCAAGGGATGCAGGGTATGCCCGGTATGGGAGATACGAGCAAAACTAAAGATGCTCAGTCAAAATCAGCATTCACTGTAAGCCCTCAAAGACAGCAACTAATCGGCGTAAAAACAGAACCGGCTAAGGTGAGGCCTATGAAAAAGGTAATACGTACTGTAGGGATAGTAGAGTTAGATGAGACCAAGATTAAGGATGTTAACACCAAAATAAGCGGCTGGATTGATAAAGTGTTCGTCGATTTTAAGTGGGAGCACGTAAAAAAAGGAGAGCCACTCTTCTCAATCTACAGCCCTGAGCTTGTATCCACCCAGGAGGAATACCTCCTTGCCCTCAGGTCTAAAAAAATTCTGGGCGATAGTCAGTTTGCTGAAATAGCAAGCAGTGCTAATTCCCTTCTGGAGGCGTCCCGCACAAGGCTTTTACTTTGGGACATTTCGGAAGATCAAATTAGAAAGATAGAGAGAACGGGTAAAGTAAGTAAGAGCCTAACTATCCATTCACCGGCCACAGGTTTCGTCACAGAAAAGAATGTATTCGAGAACATGTATGTGGAACCTAACACCAAAGCCTACACGATTGCAGACCATAGCGTAGTCTGGGTCGATGCGGACATATACGAGAATGAAATCTCTTTAGTTAAGTTAGGACAGGAGGCTAAAATGACGGTGGCCTCACTTCCGGGTGAAGAGTTTCCAGGAAAGATAATTTACATCTTACCCCACCTTATGCCAGAGACCAGGACAATAAAGGTTCGCTTCGGGTTTCCAAATCCCGATTTAAAGCTACTTCCCCAAATGTATGCCAATGTAGAGCTTGAAATACCCCTAGGAGAAAGATTAACCGTCGCAGAGAGTGCAGTTCTACGAACAGGAAAACAAGACCTTGTTTTCGTGGATAAAGGCGAAGGAAATATGGAGATAAGAAGAATCGAGCTAGGTCAAAATACCGATGGAATGTATGAGGTTCTAGGAGGACTGAAGGAGGGAGAAAAGGTAGTTTCACGCGCTAACTTCCTGATTGATGCAGAGAGTAAAATCCAGGCCGCCGTAGCTACCTGGGAGAAAGATACAGATGGCAATGATGAGGCAATATATGAGATGGAATTTCTCAAAGAAAATGGCGATGCAGAAAAGGATAAACAAAAACATGTTCACTGA
- a CDS encoding heavy-metal-associated domain-containing protein: MKSLKVLVVALTLIFTTFNLSTLSAENSTKQATLKIGGIYCSLCGVTVSKALKRLGGVEKVNMEGDIAHINYIEGKVKIEDMVKAVGKAGFKAVPLKDRNKGEVLY, translated from the coding sequence ATGAAGTCATTAAAAGTGCTAGTAGTTGCTCTAACGCTTATTTTTACAACATTTAATCTTTCAACTCTATCGGCTGAGAACAGTACAAAGCAGGCTACGCTCAAGATAGGAGGGATTTATTGTTCCCTATGTGGTGTTACTGTATCGAAAGCCCTAAAGAGGTTAGGTGGGGTAGAGAAAGTAAATATGGAGGGCGATATAGCTCATATAAATTATATAGAAGGCAAGGTCAAGATCGAGGATATGGTAAAAGCTGTGGGGAAAGCCGGTTTTAAGGCTGTTCCACTTAAGGATAGAAATAAAGGTGAAGTGTTGTATTAG
- a CDS encoding thioredoxin family protein, with protein MNTKRKIEIFSAGCPTCKETIELVNQVACPYCEVSVLDMNYSDAAIRAKSLGIRSIPAVVIDGKLADCCVRRGPDETTLKASGLGQPT; from the coding sequence ATGAACACCAAACGCAAGATTGAGATTTTTAGCGCGGGATGTCCTACCTGCAAAGAAACAATTGAGTTGGTCAATCAAGTTGCCTGTCCCTACTGTGAAGTCAGCGTTCTGGATATGAATTATTCAGATGCGGCCATTCGAGCCAAAAGCTTGGGTATTCGTTCAATTCCCGCCGTGGTGATAGATGGAAAGCTTGCCGATTGCTGTGTAAGGCGCGGTCCTGATGAGACTACATTGAAAGCTTCTGGATTAGGACAACCGACCTGA
- a CDS encoding TolC family protein, translated as MKLMLLAVALMILGVVNASTEEETTSLESLVEEALQNNPEIKAAKARWEASVKRPSQEGSLPDPMIGVTWRNVQFDRITLTEDPDSMLMFSFSQEFPFPGKLSLKEKIAGEEANAEEKSYEATTRKIVADLKEAYYDWYLVDKTIELTKRNKELLESFVKIAEAKYEVGMGIQQDVLKAQVELSKFIEQLEILDARKGVVEARLRSIVNRPADSPLGNPGTLEESTKPLNTDELYQLAQDNAPLLKMREKQIVREEQALNLAKREYYPDFAIEVGPGIMGMEDNGVQGVWEVTLGLRVPLYFWRKQRFGVEEAAAQLNAAKDDYSSTKQLLLFGIKDKYLTAKTAENLLRLYKEGIIPQSKTSLESAVSAYQVGKVDFLTLLNNLVTLFNFEIEYHRQLAEYQKAIARLEEIIGVELMK; from the coding sequence ATGAAATTAATGCTTTTAGCAGTAGCTCTCATGATTCTCGGCGTAGTAAATGCATCCACCGAAGAAGAGACTACATCACTGGAGTCTCTGGTCGAGGAAGCCTTACAAAACAATCCGGAGATAAAGGCGGCAAAGGCCAGGTGGGAAGCCTCTGTAAAACGCCCGTCTCAGGAAGGATCTCTTCCTGACCCGATGATTGGAGTTACATGGAGAAATGTACAGTTTGATCGTATAACCCTAACCGAAGACCCGGACAGCATGCTCATGTTCTCATTCTCCCAAGAATTCCCCTTCCCAGGGAAACTTTCACTCAAGGAAAAAATAGCCGGTGAAGAGGCAAACGCTGAGGAGAAATCCTATGAAGCTACAACCAGAAAAATAGTTGCGGACCTCAAAGAGGCCTACTATGACTGGTATCTAGTAGATAAGACCATAGAACTGACCAAAAGGAACAAAGAGCTTCTAGAGAGTTTTGTGAAAATAGCCGAAGCTAAATACGAAGTAGGTATGGGAATTCAGCAGGACGTGCTGAAAGCACAGGTGGAATTATCAAAATTCATCGAGCAGCTTGAAATCCTCGATGCGAGAAAAGGAGTGGTAGAGGCCAGGTTAAGAAGTATTGTAAATCGTCCTGCCGATTCGCCTTTGGGCAATCCAGGAACCCTAGAGGAATCGACAAAACCTTTGAATACAGACGAGCTTTACCAGCTGGCTCAGGATAATGCTCCGCTCCTTAAGATGAGAGAGAAGCAGATTGTTCGAGAAGAGCAAGCCCTAAATCTGGCTAAAAGGGAATATTATCCGGACTTTGCTATAGAGGTCGGGCCTGGAATCATGGGGATGGAGGACAACGGAGTACAGGGGGTGTGGGAAGTAACACTTGGATTAAGAGTCCCACTCTACTTTTGGCGGAAGCAGAGGTTCGGAGTCGAGGAAGCGGCAGCACAGCTCAACGCGGCTAAGGATGACTACTCTAGTACAAAACAACTCTTACTGTTTGGCATAAAGGACAAATATCTAACTGCGAAAACTGCAGAGAACCTTTTAAGGCTCTATAAGGAGGGAATAATTCCACAGTCTAAGACGTCGCTGGAATCAGCGGTTTCGGCTTATCAGGTTGGGAAGGTCGACTTCCTAACTCTCCTGAATAATCTCGTAACCCTATTCAATTTTGAGATCGAGTACCACAGACAGCTTGCCGAATACCAAAAGGCCATTGCAAGACTAGAGGAAATCATTGGGGTGGAGTTGATGAAATGA
- the merA gene encoding mercury(II) reductase, with protein sequence MGKQNTVNTVLKVDGMTCSHCDKSVEATLKKIKGVVGAKANYKEAKAEVKYIEGETSIQEIIDTFNKHRHYSASLPEAENKPQDEKVIPFAKEKNKVDFDLIVLGGGSAAFAAAIRASDLGAKVAIAEEDVIGGTCLNRGCVPSKFLIKAAELYHMPKRNGYEGVETHQGKVDFAKLISQKDIMLDEFRQMKYWDVLEAYPDITFFHEKAYFVSKKEVRIGDKNYRSERFIVATGSSPWIPPIEGIDQVDYLTSTTTLELKELPKSIIVLGASAVGLEFAQMYAHFGSKVTVLEVLPRLLPGEEEEISDTLKRYLEEEGIEIYTEANVLSASSNGRTKKIIAEIKGRKIEFEGEVLLVATGRRPNSAGLGLEKVGIKVDKKGGIIVDDEMKTSVAHVWAAGDVVSGVPMLVTIAARAGSIAAENALTGNHKKIDYPSVPYAVFTTPEVAGVGLGEREARDKGYRVKVGYLDFKHVPKAAIIQDTRGLMKMIVEEETNRILGVRMVAPHAADIIQKAALFVKYGMTIQDVLDTIDVYPTLSESIKLCAQSFDKDVTKLSCCAD encoded by the coding sequence ATGGGTAAACAAAACACTGTAAACACTGTGCTCAAGGTAGATGGTATGACTTGTTCACATTGTGATAAATCTGTTGAGGCTACTTTGAAAAAAATAAAGGGAGTAGTGGGAGCGAAAGCAAACTATAAGGAAGCTAAAGCGGAGGTTAAATACATTGAAGGAGAAACCAGTATTCAAGAGATAATAGATACTTTTAATAAACACAGACATTACAGTGCCAGTCTGCCCGAAGCTGAAAACAAGCCACAAGATGAGAAAGTTATACCTTTCGCTAAAGAAAAGAATAAGGTGGATTTCGATCTAATAGTCTTGGGAGGTGGTTCTGCCGCATTCGCCGCAGCCATAAGAGCATCAGATCTTGGTGCAAAGGTAGCCATAGCAGAGGAAGATGTTATAGGTGGAACCTGTCTTAATAGAGGATGTGTTCCTTCAAAATTTCTAATTAAAGCTGCGGAACTTTATCACATGCCAAAAAGAAACGGTTATGAGGGGGTAGAAACACATCAGGGAAAAGTGGATTTCGCAAAATTAATCTCTCAGAAAGACATTATGCTTGATGAGTTTAGACAGATGAAGTACTGGGATGTTCTGGAAGCGTATCCGGATATTACTTTTTTTCATGAAAAAGCTTATTTCGTATCGAAAAAAGAGGTAAGAATTGGAGATAAAAACTACAGGTCTGAAAGGTTTATAGTAGCTACAGGCTCATCACCCTGGATACCTCCTATAGAGGGAATTGATCAAGTTGACTATTTAACAAGCACAACTACTCTTGAGCTTAAAGAACTTCCTAAATCAATTATCGTTCTTGGCGCCAGCGCTGTTGGATTGGAATTTGCTCAAATGTATGCCCACTTCGGCTCTAAAGTTACGGTTCTTGAAGTTTTGCCAAGACTCCTTCCGGGAGAGGAAGAGGAAATCTCCGATACTCTAAAGAGATATCTTGAAGAGGAGGGTATCGAGATATACACAGAGGCGAATGTTTTAAGTGCAAGTAGCAACGGGAGAACTAAAAAAATAATAGCGGAGATAAAGGGTAGGAAAATAGAGTTTGAGGGTGAAGTGCTTCTTGTGGCCACCGGAAGAAGACCAAACAGCGCCGGGCTTGGGCTTGAGAAAGTGGGAATTAAAGTAGACAAGAAGGGTGGAATAATTGTTGATGACGAGATGAAAACCTCGGTAGCCCACGTATGGGCTGCCGGAGATGTAGTGAGCGGAGTGCCTATGCTAGTCACAATTGCTGCAAGAGCGGGAAGCATTGCAGCGGAAAATGCCCTTACAGGAAATCACAAAAAGATAGATTACCCCTCTGTTCCTTATGCAGTATTCACAACACCAGAGGTTGCGGGGGTTGGACTCGGAGAAAGGGAAGCAAGAGATAAAGGTTACAGAGTTAAAGTGGGATATTTGGATTTTAAACACGTTCCCAAGGCTGCAATAATTCAGGATACTAGAGGACTCATGAAAATGATCGTGGAAGAAGAAACAAATCGGATTCTTGGAGTTCGAATGGTTGCTCCTCATGCGGCGGATATTATTCAAAAGGCCGCACTCTTTGTTAAGTACGGAATGACTATCCAGGACGTGCTGGATACAATAGATGTTTATCCTACCCTTTCAGAATCCATAAAGCTCTGTGCCCAGTCCTTTGATAAAGACGTAACAAAGCTTAGCTGCTGTGCTGACTGA